The nucleotide sequence CCGTTGCCGTTCCCACCGCGATTGCCGTTGTCGCGGCACGCCTTGCTCCAGAACCCGAGGCCCCTGGCGTGGTTCTCACAGGTCTCTCCTCCTCCACCTGGAGGTGGCGGTTCCTCGCCGTCCTCGGTCGGCTCGATGTAGCCGAAAAGCCCGTGCGTCTCGTCATCGGGACCGGCGGCGAAGTAGAGGCGACACGCGACTTCGGAGCCCGCTCCGCTGCAGGTGGCGAGCCCCCACAGTCCCTCGATCGTGATGGGGTCCTGGTTCTCGTCGAGGAAGCTGCCCTGGAAGGAGCCATCGCCTAACGAGTAGGCGAGGATCCGGCCGTCACCGAAGTTGCCGACCAGCAGGTCGCCGCTGAAGTCGCCGAAGCACCCGGGCGCGACGACCATGGCCCACGGCGCATTGAGCTCGCCGGCGGAGACCAAGCGGCTCAGGAACGTGCCGTTCGTGTCGTACACGTTGATGTAGCCGTTGCCGGGTCCCGGCACTTCTTCATTGCCGCTCTTCAGCGCGTAGGCGACGTAGAGCTGGCCGTTGATGTTGGCGATGTTGAAGGGGCAGTAGCCTGCGGGCAGGTTGGGATCAATGAAGCTCCCGCTCGGCGTGATCTGCACGAAGCTGCTGTCGTAGACGTCGATCGAGCACTCGCCGAAATTCGCGGCATAGATGCGTGCACCCGACGCGGTGCTGGCGATCGCGGCGCCTGTGTAGGCCGCGCCGTCGTTGGTCGCGACCTGGACGGCGTTGCTGGGATCGAACGTGGGACTCCAGGCCGAGATCGTCCCGTTCGTGGTCACGAAGATGAAGCGGGCGGTCGAGACGCTGTCGCCCTTGGAGAAGCTGAACCTGAGATTCGTGTCGTTGGCGAGCACCACGCCGGTCGGCGAGCCGCCGGGAATGTTGACGACGAGACCGGTCGAGACCCCTGCGGGGCTGTAGAGGGTCGAAGTCCCCGTGCCTTCGTTGGCGACCCAGAAGGTGCAGTTGCCG is from Candidatus Eisenbacteria bacterium and encodes:
- a CDS encoding TIGR03118 family protein, coding for MRTKLATLLAVLCLFAIPLDAFAQNNFTQVDLVADVSGEAGATDANLVNPWGLAPGGNCTFWVANEGTGTSTLYSPAGVSTGLVVNIPGGSPTGVVLANDTNLRFSFSKGDSVSTARFIFVTTNGTISAWSPTFDPSNAVQVATNDGAAYTGAAIASTASGARIYAANFGECSIDVYDSSFVQITPSGSFIDPNLPAGYCPFNIANINGQLYVAYALKSGNEEVPGPGNGYINVYDTNGTFLSRLVSAGELNAPWAMVVAPGCFGDFSGDLLVGNFGDGRILAYSLGDGSFQGSFLDENQDPITIEGLWGLATCSGAGSEVACRLYFAAGPDDETHGLFGYIEPTEDGEEPPPPGGGGETCENHARGLGFWSKACRDNGNRGGNGNGNGNQDKDKHGNGLGVGLGHTSGLGNGKNGHGMDSDSLDALFDSISESNEAFGGSGCFTADCELLSARGHRSKEMRVAQDFLVLLLNREAGMICDDNAVSCRNGDDDIETVGDIVARVNDRLCAGDRTDDELDDLDDLIACALRSADGVAAEDEEGLQARNVFQVPSGRLQVKTLSGNPLRPSAGVQTRMQLSTD